A stretch of Desulfitibacter sp. BRH_c19 DNA encodes these proteins:
- a CDS encoding DNA-3-methyladenine glycosidase, giving the protein MPIFKYEQREIEYLKSRDRKLGAAIDKIGMLKREITPEPFTALVSSVISQQISNKAAETVQNRFSSLLGSITPESIAKVSLAEIQGCGMTVRKAGYIKGIANAAISGEVDFEELNTLTDEEIIKKLSALNGVGIWTAEMLLIFSLCRPDVVSYGDLAIRRGMMNLYGLKDLTKEKFNRYRKRYSPYGSIASLYLWELSVI; this is encoded by the coding sequence ATGCCAATTTTTAAGTACGAACAAAGAGAAATTGAATATTTAAAAAGTAGGGACAGAAAGCTAGGTGCAGCTATTGATAAAATAGGCATGTTAAAACGAGAGATTACCCCTGAACCGTTTACTGCACTTGTTTCAAGCGTTATCAGCCAGCAGATTTCAAATAAAGCTGCGGAAACTGTGCAGAATAGGTTTTCTAGTCTTCTTGGAAGCATAACACCAGAAAGCATTGCAAAGGTAAGCCTAGCTGAAATTCAAGGTTGTGGTATGACTGTAAGAAAAGCTGGATATATAAAAGGAATTGCAAATGCCGCTATATCTGGTGAGGTAGATTTTGAAGAACTTAATACTTTGACTGATGAGGAGATAATAAAAAAGCTTTCTGCACTAAATGGAGTTGGTATTTGGACCGCTGAGATGTTGTTGATTTTTTCACTCTGTCGTCCTGATGTAGTGAGTTACGGAGATTTAGCTATCCGTAGAGGAATGATGAATTTATACGGTCTTAAGGATCTAACAAAGGAAAAATTTAATAGGTATAGAAAAAGGTATTCACCATATGGCTCTATTGCATCATTATATCTGTGGGAGCTTTCCGTAATTTAG
- a CDS encoding anthranilate synthase — MVFPHSKEEFKNLAAQANLIPVYSELSSALETPLSAFIKLKKESYAFLLESVEGGQQLGRYSFIGVEPSILFQAKDGKVAITEEGETVQYDSVDPLKELEKIFNRYTTLNIPSLPAFSGGAVGYFGYDMIRYWEKLPKPVGKNTEYPDCFLMFANTVIIFDHVKQTMKIVVNTKVGDNPEKDYERAVLRIKEISSILSKQLTRVTLEEQNMQNMKSCADYEHNCTSDEFQEMVRRAKEYIIAGDIFQVVLSQKIKLKLETDPLAIYSSLRCLNPSPYMFYLSFDDINLIGSSPEIMVKVVDGIAKVKPIAGTRPRGETLEDDKQLADELLADEKEKAEHLMLVDLGRNDLGRVCEYGTIKVKDFMCIENYSHVMHIVSDVTGTLKKGYTCFDILRASFPAGTVSGAPKIRAMEIIDELETDGRGPYAGAVGYISYTGNMDTCITIRTLIAKKDRGFIQAGAGIVADSNPLMEYHEACNKAQALLTAVEIAKGGELLAVSNR; from the coding sequence ATGGTGTTTCCTCATTCTAAAGAAGAGTTCAAAAACTTGGCTGCACAAGCAAATTTAATTCCAGTATACAGCGAGCTTTCATCGGCTCTTGAGACTCCTTTGTCAGCTTTTATAAAGCTCAAAAAGGAATCCTATGCTTTTTTGCTGGAAAGCGTAGAAGGTGGCCAGCAATTAGGTAGATATTCTTTTATAGGGGTTGAACCTTCGATACTTTTTCAAGCAAAGGATGGAAAGGTTGCTATAACAGAAGAAGGAGAGACAGTTCAGTATGATAGTGTGGATCCATTAAAAGAATTGGAGAAGATATTTAACCGTTATACAACTTTAAATATACCCAGTTTGCCAGCTTTTAGCGGAGGAGCAGTTGGTTACTTTGGGTATGATATGATACGTTACTGGGAAAAGCTTCCCAAACCTGTAGGTAAGAATACTGAGTACCCAGATTGTTTCTTAATGTTTGCAAATACAGTAATCATTTTCGACCATGTTAAGCAAACAATGAAAATTGTAGTTAATACAAAAGTAGGAGATAATCCTGAAAAAGATTATGAAAGGGCTGTTTTGAGGATAAAAGAGATTAGTTCCATTTTAAGTAAACAACTAACAAGAGTTACTTTAGAAGAACAAAATATGCAAAATATGAAGAGCTGTGCTGATTATGAGCATAATTGCACCTCAGATGAATTTCAGGAAATGGTAAGAAGGGCTAAGGAATATATAATTGCCGGAGACATATTTCAGGTAGTTTTGTCTCAAAAAATAAAATTAAAGTTGGAAACGGACCCTTTAGCAATATATAGCAGTCTACGCTGTTTAAATCCATCTCCATATATGTTTTATCTTTCTTTCGATGATATAAATCTAATTGGCTCATCCCCGGAGATAATGGTCAAAGTGGTAGACGGGATTGCAAAAGTAAAACCTATAGCAGGAACAAGACCAAGGGGTGAAACATTAGAGGATGACAAACAGCTGGCAGATGAATTACTGGCAGATGAAAAAGAAAAAGCAGAACATTTAATGCTAGTAGATTTGGGGCGCAATGATTTGGGCAGAGTGTGCGAGTATGGAACCATTAAAGTAAAGGATTTCATGTGTATTGAGAACTATTCACACGTTATGCATATTGTTTCAGATGTAACCGGTACTCTTAAAAAAGGCTATACCTGTTTTGATATATTAAGAGCTTCCTTCCCAGCAGGTACGGTATCCGGTGCACCCAAGATAAGGGCAATGGAAATTATAGATGAGTTGGAAACTGATGGCAGAGGACCGTATGCAGGTGCAGTTGGATACATCAGTTATACCGGAAATATGGATACATGTATTACTATCAGAACCTTGATTGCTAAAAAAGATAGAGGATTTATCCAAGCTGGAGCTGGTATAGTAGCAGATTCAAATCCACTAATGGAGTATCATGAAGCTTGTAATAAAGCACAGGCACTTTTAACTGCTGTGGAGATAGCTAAAGGGGGGGAGCTTCTTGCTGTTAGTAATCGATAA
- a CDS encoding anthranilate synthase (TrpG; with TrpE catalyzes the formation of anthranilate and glutamate from chorismate and glutamine; TrpG provides the glutamine amidotransferase activity) produces MLLVIDNYDSFVYNLVQYFGELGEDVEVVRNDKTIIKDLQGMSPEKIVISPGPGTPENAGICMEVIHHFSGKVPILGVCLGHQCIGAVFGARVVRTEKPLHGKTSVVYHENTGILEGIPQGITVARYHSLVLEKDSIPKALHVTAVTDDGTIMAVQHENHPTFGVQFHPESYASQYGHHVLQNFLQLGWGHSSSIKLDIK; encoded by the coding sequence TTGCTGTTAGTAATCGATAATTATGACTCCTTTGTATATAACCTGGTCCAGTATTTTGGAGAGTTAGGAGAAGATGTTGAAGTAGTCAGAAATGATAAAACTATTATAAAGGATTTGCAAGGGATGTCTCCCGAGAAAATAGTAATTTCCCCAGGTCCCGGTACTCCTGAAAATGCAGGAATTTGTATGGAGGTAATACACCACTTTTCGGGTAAAGTTCCTATTTTAGGTGTTTGCTTGGGCCATCAATGCATTGGAGCAGTATTTGGTGCCAGGGTTGTTCGAACTGAAAAGCCCTTACATGGGAAGACTTCAGTTGTCTATCATGAGAATACGGGAATTTTAGAAGGCATACCCCAGGGTATTACAGTTGCTCGTTATCATTCCCTGGTGCTTGAAAAAGATAGTATTCCAAAAGCACTTCATGTAACAGCCGTAACCGATGATGGTACTATCATGGCAGTTCAGCATGAGAATCACCCTACTTTTGGAGTACAGTTTCACCCAGAATCATATGCAAGCCAGTACGGACACCATGTTTTGCAGAACTTTTTGCAACTAGGTTGGGGACATTCCTCCTCCATAAAGCTAGACATTAAATAG
- a CDS encoding anthranilate phosphoribosyltransferase translates to MIREAISRVIQRENLSFKETSEVMLKVMEGRATSAQIGSFLTGLRMKGETLEEILGCAQVMRDKSFPINSKHSILVDTCGTGGDGTGTFNISTTTIFVVAGAGLAVAKHGNRSVSSKCGSADVLEAMGVKIDLSPQEVELVLDEIGLGFLFAPVFHEAMKYAIGPRKEIGIRSVFNVLGPLTNPARAKFQVLGVYDPNLTEVIAQVLERLGVEGAYVVHGSGGLDEISTLGPTKITHLNKGSIKTYEIRPEDFGIPRRKLSDLQGDDASCNVQIIKRVLSGEKGPHREIVLLNAAAAISAAGAAKDLHEGVKIAAETIDSGKAMKKLEELVYMSHIDLSLEVTI, encoded by the coding sequence ATGATTAGAGAGGCAATTAGCAGAGTAATTCAAAGAGAAAATCTTTCATTTAAAGAAACTAGTGAAGTAATGCTAAAGGTGATGGAAGGAAGGGCAACTTCTGCCCAAATTGGAAGTTTTTTAACAGGACTAAGGATGAAGGGAGAAACCCTCGAAGAAATTCTAGGCTGTGCACAGGTAATGAGAGACAAATCATTTCCCATAAACAGCAAACATTCTATTTTGGTTGACACATGTGGAACTGGAGGAGATGGAACGGGAACCTTTAATATTTCAACCACGACTATTTTTGTGGTGGCAGGTGCAGGTTTGGCCGTTGCCAAGCATGGTAACCGTTCGGTGTCAAGTAAATGTGGAAGTGCAGATGTACTTGAAGCCATGGGAGTAAAGATAGACCTCTCACCTCAGGAGGTAGAATTGGTCCTTGATGAAATTGGCCTGGGTTTTCTTTTTGCACCGGTTTTTCATGAAGCTATGAAATATGCAATAGGGCCGAGAAAAGAGATTGGAATACGCAGCGTTTTTAATGTTCTAGGGCCCCTTACCAATCCAGCACGGGCCAAGTTTCAGGTGCTAGGTGTCTATGATCCTAACTTAACGGAAGTTATAGCACAAGTGCTGGAGAGATTAGGAGTAGAAGGTGCCTATGTGGTACACGGATCTGGGGGATTAGATGAAATTTCTACGCTTGGGCCTACAAAAATTACCCACTTGAATAAGGGTAGCATAAAGACATATGAGATTAGACCGGAAGATTTTGGAATTCCTCGGAGAAAGCTTTCAGATTTGCAGGGAGATGATGCCTCCTGTAATGTGCAAATTATAAAAAGAGTACTGTCTGGAGAAAAGGGCCCTCACCGTGAGATAGTGTTGTTAAATGCAGCAGCTGCTATTTCTGCTGCTGGGGCTGCAAAGGATTTACATGAAGGGGTCAAAATTGCTGCTGAGACAATTGACTCAGGAAAGGCAATGAAAAAACTGGAAGAGTTGGTATATATGAGCCATATTGATTTGAGTTTGGAGGTAACAATATGA
- a CDS encoding indole-3-glycerol phosphate synthase has protein sequence MILDKIVEHKKVEVSNSKSNMPLEQLKKNLSQKARISFKESIVKPGISLIAEVKKASPSKGVFMENFDPVKIALAYERAGAVAVSVLTDSKFFQGSLQDLQRVRKAIKLPILRKDFLIDPYQVYEAAYNGADAVLLIAAILDESQLRYFIELAGELGLHSLVEVHSGEELKTAMGCGARIIGINNRDLRTFKTDIATTLKLVELIPNDCILVSESGISTGENVKKLAEAGVDAILVGEALVTSLDIDGKIQELLGEVL, from the coding sequence ATGATTTTGGATAAGATTGTAGAGCATAAAAAAGTTGAAGTTAGCAATAGTAAATCAAATATGCCTCTTGAACAGCTCAAAAAGAATTTATCACAAAAAGCAAGGATAAGTTTTAAAGAGTCAATTGTAAAACCTGGAATTAGTCTAATAGCCGAGGTTAAAAAGGCTTCTCCTTCAAAGGGAGTTTTCATGGAGAATTTTGATCCTGTAAAAATAGCTTTAGCTTATGAAAGGGCAGGAGCAGTTGCAGTTTCTGTGCTTACAGATAGCAAGTTTTTTCAAGGCAGTCTGCAGGATTTACAAAGGGTCAGGAAAGCAATAAAATTACCTATCTTGCGTAAGGATTTTCTTATAGATCCATATCAGGTGTATGAAGCAGCTTATAATGGAGCAGATGCAGTGCTTTTGATTGCAGCCATTTTAGATGAAAGTCAGTTAAGATATTTTATTGAGCTTGCAGGGGAACTAGGGCTTCATTCTTTGGTAGAGGTTCATTCTGGGGAGGAACTGAAGACAGCTATGGGCTGTGGTGCCAGGATTATAGGCATTAATAACCGTGATTTAAGAACATTTAAAACTGATATTGCTACAACTTTGAAGCTTGTAGAGCTTATACCAAATGATTGTATACTTGTTAGCGAAAGCGGTATTTCTACAGGTGAGAATGTAAAAAAATTAGCAGAAGCTGGAGTGGATGCTATCCTGGTGGGAGAGGCTTTAGTTACCAGTCTAGATATAGATGGGAAAATACAGGAACTTCTAGGTGAAGTTCTATGA
- a CDS encoding tryptophan synthase subunit beta (catalyzes the formation of L-tryptophan from L-serine and 1-(indol-3-yl)glycerol 3-phosphate), with protein MKRSGYFGEFGGQYVPETLMCALNELEEAYERFKDDKEFKEELAYYLNQYVGRPTPLFYAEKLTKYLGGAKIYLKREDLNHTGAHKINNSLGQALLAKRMGKKRIIAETGAGQHGVATATAAALLDFQCEIFMGAEDVRRQSLNVFRMKLLGAKVNEVETGTKTLKDATNEALRNWVGTVRDSHYVIGSVVGPHPYPTMVRGFQKIIGEETREQIREIEYCMPDYLVACVGGGSNSMGFFYPFKDEQKVQMIGVEAAGSGIDTDKHAATLTAGSKGVLHGALSYLLQDIDGQILPAHSISAGLDYPGVGPEHSYFKDIGRAKYEAITDKDAMEAFKLLSNLEGIIPALESAHAVAYACQLAPLLDEDKVLVICLSGRGDKDVAEVLSILGGEQN; from the coding sequence ATGAAACGATCAGGATATTTTGGGGAATTTGGGGGTCAATATGTTCCAGAAACATTGATGTGTGCATTAAATGAGCTGGAAGAGGCCTATGAAAGATTTAAGGATGATAAGGAGTTTAAAGAGGAATTGGCTTATTATTTAAATCAATATGTGGGAAGACCTACACCTTTATTTTATGCAGAAAAATTGACTAAATATTTAGGCGGTGCAAAAATCTATCTTAAAAGAGAGGATTTAAACCATACAGGTGCCCATAAAATAAATAATAGTCTGGGACAGGCTCTTTTAGCAAAGAGAATGGGGAAAAAGCGAATAATCGCCGAAACAGGTGCTGGTCAGCACGGAGTGGCAACTGCTACAGCGGCAGCACTACTTGATTTTCAATGTGAAATATTCATGGGGGCAGAGGATGTCAGACGCCAGTCCTTAAATGTATTTAGAATGAAGCTTCTTGGTGCTAAGGTTAATGAAGTGGAAACTGGCACCAAAACCCTAAAGGATGCCACCAATGAAGCTTTACGTAATTGGGTTGGCACAGTCCGGGACAGTCATTATGTAATCGGCTCTGTTGTGGGTCCTCATCCATATCCAACAATGGTAAGGGGTTTTCAAAAGATAATTGGTGAAGAAACCAGGGAGCAAATAAGAGAAATTGAATATTGTATGCCGGATTATCTGGTTGCCTGTGTGGGAGGTGGCAGCAATTCCATGGGATTTTTCTACCCCTTTAAGGATGAACAAAAGGTACAAATGATTGGTGTGGAGGCTGCAGGTAGTGGTATAGATACTGATAAGCACGCAGCAACCTTAACTGCTGGAAGTAAAGGGGTCTTGCATGGTGCTTTAAGCTACCTGCTGCAGGATATTGACGGACAAATTCTTCCAGCCCATTCTATTTCCGCTGGGTTGGATTATCCTGGAGTAGGACCTGAGCATAGTTATTTCAAAGATATAGGCAGGGCCAAATATGAAGCTATAACGGATAAAGATGCCATGGAAGCATTTAAGCTACTATCCAATTTAGAAGGAATAATCCCAGCACTAGAAAGTGCCCATGCAGTTGCATATGCTTGTCAGCTGGCACCTCTTTTAGATGAGGATAAAGTACTAGTAATTTGTCTTTCGGGCAGGGGAGATAAAGACGTGGCAGAAGTACTAAGTATTTTAGGTGGTGAGCAAAATTGA